TGCGGGCGATGTCACTGGCCTTGCTCGACCAGGGCGAGATGGTGCCGAACCGCGGCAGAACCAGGAACAAGCGGCCAGTCGGCTCTTGAACGGGAACGCTTGGGCCGTACTTCAGAAGGCGTGCCAGCACTTGCTGTTCGTCGGCGGTCAAGACGCCGGTAACGTCGGCGAAGTGAGCAAATTCAGCGTACAGGCCTGTAACAGCTGGAACCTTCTGGCTCAGTTGCTCAAGGAGTTTGCTGTGGCGAAAGGCAGAAAGGGCAGGAGCGCCGCGCAGGATCAACATCTTCGGGACAGCCTCGGGAAGGGGTGTGCTTTGAGGCCGTGCATTCTAGCGTAAACCTTCGCCAACAGCACCCGAAACGGCACCGGTGGCCGCTGCCGAACGTCAGTTGGCAGGGTTTGCACGGCATCGGCAGGAAATCCGCAGTGTCGGGGGCAGTTATTTTAACCGTCACAATGGCGCTCCAGGCCGCGTTTCTGCGGGCTGCAGCACAGTTTTAACCGCGCTAGCAGACAAGTGCAGCGCTGTCGAGATATGGCGCCACGGGCCGTTTGCGTATACTGCGCAGATGTTCTCCCCAACTGTTTTGCGCCCGCGATGGGTCAAATGGCTCATCGCCACCCTGCTCTTCCTGACGCTCAGTGCCTGTGTTGATAAGCCCAGCACGCTTGAGCGAATCAAGGAGGATGGCGTATTGCGGGTGGTCACCCGGAACAGTCCGGCCACGTATTTCCAGGACCGTAACGGTGAGACCGGGTTCGAATATGAACTGGTCAAGCGTTTTGCCGACGAGCTGGGCGTGAAGCTGGAAATCGAGACCGCCGACAACCTCGATGACCTGTTCGGTCAGTTGGGCAAACCCAACGGCCCGGTTCTGGCCGCCGCCGGCCTGGTCAGCAGCGAGCAGCGCCAGCAGCAGGTGCGTTTTTCCCACCCGTACCTGGAAGTGACCCCGCAGATCATCTATCGCAACGGCCAATCGCGCCCCACCAATGCAGCCGATCTGGCGGGCAAGAAGATCATGGTGCTCAAGGGCAGCACTCACGCCGAACAGCTTGCGGCGCTGAAGAAGCAGAACCCTGCAATCGAATACGAAGAATCCGACGCCGTTGAAGTAGTCGACCTGCTGCGCATGGTTGACGAAGGGCAGATCGACCTGACCCTGGTGGACTCCAACGAAGTCGCCATGAACCAGGTGTACTTTCCCAATGTGCGCGTGGCGTTCGACCTCGGCAATGCCAGCAACCAAAGCTGGGCCGTGGCGGCAGGCGACGACAACAGCCTGCTCAACGAAATCAACAGCTACCTGGACAAGGTCGAGAAGAACGGCACGTTGCAGCGTCTGAAAGACCGCTATTACGGACATGTCGACGTACTCGGCTATGTGGGCGCCTATACCTTTGCCCAGCATCTGCAACAACGCCTGCCCAAGTACGAGAAGCACTTTCGTGCCTATGCCAAGGCAGAAAAAGTCGATTGGCGGCTGCTGGCAGCCATCGGCTACCAGGAATCGCTGTGGCAACCGACGGTCACCTCCAAGACCGGCGTGCGCGGCCTGATGATGCTGACCCAGAACACCGCCCAAGCCATGGGCGTGTCCAACCGCCTGGACCCCAAGCAGAGCATCATGGGTGGCGCCAAGTACCTGGCCAGGATCAAGGATGAGCTGGACGACAAGATCGCCGAGCCCGACCGCACCTGGTTTGCCCTCGCCGCCTATAACGTCGGCACCGGTCATCTGGACGATGCACGTATCCTGGCCAAGAAAGAAGGCCTGAACCCGAACAAGTGGCTGGACGTGAAGAAGATGCTGCCGCGCTTGTCGCAGAAGCAGTGGTACAGCAAGACCCGCTATGGTTATGCGCGTGGCGGCGAGCCGGTGCATTTTGTGGCGAACATCCGGCGTTACTACGACATTCTTACCTGGGTGACCCAGCCGCAGCTGGAAGGCAACCAGGTGGTGGAAGGCAACCTGCATGTACCGGGTGTGGACAAGACCAAGCCGCCGCAAGACAGCCCTCAACTCTGATCACGACAGCCCGCACACCGCAAATCCCTGTGGGAGCCGGGCTTGCCCGCGATGGCGGCCTGACAGTCAAGGTATTCGGCGCCTGACACACTGCTATCGCGGGCAAGCCCGGCTCCCACATTTGATCATCGTAGCCTTATAGGCCGGTGAGCAGATGGACCACGCCGCCCGGCAGTACCATTACTGCGGGTACACCGGCAGCCTTCAACGCCGACTCATCCAACCCACCCACCTCCTTCAATTGCACCCTCACACGCGTCAGCGCCACGCGCTGCTGTGACGTGACGTTCCCCTCCCCACCCAATGCACTCAGCACCTCGGCCGACAACAGGCTCGGTGTCGGCGCGGCAACTGTCTCGGCCACCAGGTCCGGGGTCAGGGCTTTCCAGAACGCCCGCTGCAATTTCTCGAACATGCTCAGTGCTCCACGACAGATGAGGTTTCAACGGTGGCCGCGTGGTACAGGCGCAGGGCCTCACGCACTTGATGGGCTTCTTCCAGGCCCAGCACCTGGCGGGCGATGATCTGGCAGTCGTGCAGGTCCAGCTCACGCACGGTGGCCTTGATGGTCGGGATCAGCGGCACGCTGACCGACAGCTCATCCACGCCGAGCCCGATCAATACCGGCACGGCTACTGTTTCGGAGGCCAGCGCACCACATACCCCCACCCACTTGCCGTGGGCATGGGCCGCTTTGACCGTGATGTCGATCAGGCGCAGTACCGCCGGGTGGAAACTGTCGGCCTGGCTGGCCAGTCGCGGGTGGTCGCGGTCCATGGCGAGGGTGTATTGGGTCAGGTCGTTGGTGCCGATGGAGAAGAAATCCACATGGGGCGCAAACACATCCGCCATCAACGCAGCGCTGGGGACCTCGATCATGATGCCCAGCTTCGGTAACTCGGTCAGCCCAAGCGCCAACGCCTCTTCTTCGAGCATCTTGCGCGCCAGGTGCAGTTCCGACAGCAGGCTGACCATCGGCAACATGATATGCAGTCGCGCCAAGCCCGCACTGGCAAGGATCGAGCGCAGCTGTTCACGCAGCAGTTCGGGGCGCTCCAGGCACAGCCGAATACCGCGCAGGCCAAGGAACGGGTTGGTCTCGCTTTCCATCGGCACATAGGCCAAGGGTTTGTCGCCGCCCACATCCAGGGTGCGCACCACCAGGTTGCGCTCGGTGCCCAAGGCACGGGCGATGGCGCTGTAAGTGCCAGCCTGCTCTTCGGCGCTCGGGGCGCGGTTGCGGTCCAGGTAGAGGAACTCCGAACGCAGCAGGCCCACGCCTTCCCCGCCCAGGGTCAGGGACTGCTCCACTTCCTGCAACGAGGCGACATTGGCGGTGACTTCAACGTGATGCCCATCGCGGGTGACCGCCGCCCGTGAGGCCTGTGCCACCTCACGTTGCAGTCGCAGCTTTTGCTGTTGGCGAACCGCCTGCAATTGTTCGATTTCAGCCAGGTCCGGCTCCAGATGCAGCTCGCCTTTGTCGGCATTGAGCAGTACCCGTTTGCCGTTGGCCAGGTCCAATACCTGGCTCGGCACCCCACAAATGGACGGCAGGCCCAGCGCGCGCGCAAGGATTGCCACATGACTGGTAGCGCCACCGGCGACCGTGACGAAGCCCAGGACTTTACCGGTATCCAGGCCGGCGGTTTGTGAGGGTGTCAGTTGCTCGGCGACCAGGATGGCGCACTCCGGCAGCTCCATGGATCGCTCGGGCACGCCCAGGATCAACTTGAGCACGCGCTGACCAACGTCGGCCAAGTCCGCTGCACGTTCAGCGAGCAGTGCCTTACCCAAGCCCTCGAAGAGTTGGGCGGTCGCCACTGTGGCGCGGTTCCAGGCAAAGGCGGCACTCTTGCCCTCGGCCAGCAGGCTATAGGCTTGTTCAAGCAGGGTTGGATCTTCGAGCAATTCCTGATGGGCGCGGAAAATTTCGGCTTGGGCACTGCCGGCCGCCTTGGCTTGCATGTCTTGCAGCGCCTCGCTTGCCGCCCGTAGGCCGCGCGCCAATGCGGCCCGCTCAAAGGTTTCTCCGGCGCCAGCTTCGGGAATATCGAGCACCGGCTCAGCCACTTGGACGAGCTGGCCGAACGCCGAGCCCGGCGATGCACAGACACCTCGCAACACGGTGGCCGAAGACGCCGGCGCGGCAGGCGTGTTGGTTTTCTCGACCGCTACCGGCAAGGTCTCGCCACAGCCGTCGAGCAACAACGCCACCAGTATCTGGATCGCCGCCTCGGCATCTTCGCCTGCCGCGCTCACCTGCACGCTGTCGCCCTGGCAGGTCTGCAGCGCCATGATCGCCACCAGGGACTTGGCATTCGCACTCTGGGTTTGCTTGTGCAGGTAAATGCTCGAGTTGAACCCTTTCGCAGCCTGGGCAAGCACCGCCGCAGGCCGGGCGTGCAAGCCATGAGCGTTGGGCACGGTCAGTGGCTTGGAAAACAGCGCGTTACCCTCCTCCTCATCCAGCTCGGCCAACACCTGCCCGGGCAATACTCGCAACAGTGGCTGGCCGGCCTCGACCAACGCCCGGTCCGCCACCAACAGCTCAAACGGCTCGCCGCTCACCACCAGCATCAAGGTCAGCAGACTGCGTGCATGGAGCGCCACATGGTCGGCATCGAACTCTATCAGCGGCTGCCCAGCCTCCACCCGCTGGCCTTCCTCGACCAGACGGGTGAAGCCCTGGCCAGCCAGGTTCACGGTGTCCAGACCGATATGCAGCAACACCTGCACGCCGTTGTCGTCGGTGACACTGACCGCATGACCGCTGTCCTGAATGTTGCTGATCACCCCGGCCAACGGCGCGCAGAGCGTCTGCGAGGTCGGGTCGATGCACAGGCCGTCGCCGATCACGCGACCGGAAAATACCGGGTCGGGTACCTGATCCAGCGCCAGCAGGACCCCGGACAGGGGCGCCAGCAGTATCAGGGGTTTAGATGGGGTCATGACTTCACCTGTTGTTGTGTTTTTTTAAGATCATTGGGAGCTACCGAATTACTTCCACCAGTACTCGACTTGTACACCCATGTTCGAGCCATGCCGCGCAGTGCCATAGGCACCGGTATCGGATAACGCCGAACCCGCCGCCAGCTCATTGGCCGCACGCTTGGCCGCCTGGTTCCAGGACGCATAGGTGTAATACAACCGCACTTCCGGCCGAGCCCAGAATTCAGGACCTTTGGGCGACCAGGTCGGAGCGAACGTGAATTTGCTCAACTTGCGCGTGCCCCCCGTGGCGTCAACCTGATCGTGACCCAGCTCAGCGACCAGTTTGAATTGCTCGCTGATGGCATACGCCGGGCGCACGCCGAGGGAGATCCAATTCTGGTCCTGGCGCCCTGGGCGCACGTCTTTCTGGTACACCGCTTCAACTTGCCCGCCGAAACGCGGGGTCACCTGCCAGTCGAAGAACTCCACTACCCGGTAGCTTTTGCTGCTCCTGTCCAACGCGGTATTGCCGGTATAGCCCAGGCCGGTGCCTGGGCCTTCACCGTACTGGAGGGCAAACTTGTTCTTGCCCCCCAGGAATGCAGCTTGTACATGCTGCGCGGTCAGCGCCCATCCGCTGTTGGCGTCACGCCCGCCAGCCTTGGCGATGTAGCTCAAGCCAAGCTCCAGCTCGCCGCCAGGGTTGGTATTGAAACCTGCAACGTTGAAATCGTGACGGGTGGCGTATTCCTTCTGGTACAGGTTGTCCTTGCGTGACAGCGCGTAGCTGTATTTCAAGCCGCCGATCAGCACGTCCTCGATTCCCCCTCCGGTGGCGCTCTGGTTCCAGTAGTAGAAGTCGGAGATATGGATGTCGTTACGCTTGTAGTAACGCCGCCCGGCCCATAGCGAACCGCCGTTGAGGCTGGGCAGGTTGGACCATTGCGCGTACATCTGCGGCATACGCGCCGAACCATTGTTTTCGCCCTGGAATTTCAGGGCGCGGTCGTACTGGTTGTAGAGGGAAGCCATGGCATCGACGCTGAACACCGACCCGTCATCGAGGGTCAGCAGGTCCTGGCGCAACTCCAGTTCAGCGTACTGCTCGCATTCGTTGCCCAAGCGGTACTTGGTTTGCGCCCCTGGCAGTTGGAAGCATTGCTGCTTGCCACTGCCCGTCGATGTGCCTGCGCCGCTGCGCAAGTAACCGGCGAATTCCAGAGCCTGGGCGCCAAACGGCGCAGCGAGGCAAGAGGCGATAAGACCCAGCTTTATTTTTGTTTTCATGAAGCGCTCCTTTTATTTTTATTGTTTTTTCTTACTGTCTTGCGTGATGCGATTGCCCGTAGGGCGGCTCAGCCCTTGAGGTGCAGCACAAACGATTCGTAAGGGCGCAACACCACCGTGCTCGTACGCACCGGGCAGTCGGGGTAGTTACTGATCAGCAGACGTTGTTCGCACGCCGCGTTGATCACCTGATCGGGCAGTTGGATTTCGCACGGCGTGCCGTAGAAGTTGTTGAGCACCAGCAGGCGCTCGCCCTGGCCTTCACGCAGGTAGGCCCAAACCTTGGAATGGTCTTGCAGCAGCGGGCGATAAACGCCTTGCTGGATCAGAGGTTCGCGGCGCCGCAGGGCGATCAATGCTCGGTAGTGATGCAGCACCGAGTCCGGGTCATCCAGCTGACCTTCGACATTGATGCGCGCTGCGTTGTCCGGGATGCCAATCCAGGGCTCGCCACGACTGAAACCGGCATTGGCCTGGTTGTTCCACTGCATCGGCGTACGCCCGTTGTCGCGGGACTTCTGCATGATCGCCGCCATGCTCGATGCTTCGGACTCTCCCGCATCGCGCTTGAGTCGGAAGATATTCAGGGTTTCTACATCGCGGTATTGTTCGATCCTGTCAAAGCCCGGGTTGGTCATCCCCAGTTCTTCGCCCTGGTACACGTAGGGTGTGCCCTGGAGGAAGTGCAGCGCGGTGGCAAGCATCTTGGCCGAGACCACACGATGTTCGCCGTCATCACCAAATCGCGAAACCACCCGCGGCTGGTCGTGGTTACACCAGAACAGCGCGTTCCAACCGCCACCGGCCTGCATGCCTTTCTGCCAATCAGAGAGAATCTGCTTGAGTTGCAGGAAATCGAAATCGGCCTTTACCCACTTTTGCAGGTTGGGGTAATCGACTTTCAGGTGATGGAAGTTGAAGGTCATCGACAGCTCTTTCGAGGCCGGATTCGAGTAGCGAATGCAGTGTTCCAGGCGGGTGGACGACATCTCGCCCACGTTGATCAGGTCATGGCCGTCGAAGACTTCGCGGTGCATTTGCTGCAGGTACTCGTGCACATGCGGGCCGTCGGTGTAGAAGCGGCGGCCGTCGCTGGTGTCTTCGGGGAAATCGGCGGGCTTGGAGATCAGGTTGATCACGTCCAGGCGGAACCCACCCACGCCTTTGTCACGCCAGAAGCGCATCATCTTGAACACTTCGGCGCGCACCTTGGGGTTGTCCCAATTGAGGTCGGCCTGGGTGTGGTCGAACAGGTGCAGGTAGTACTGGCCAGTCTGCGCTTCGTATTCCCAGGCCGAGCCGCCGAACTTGGACTCCCAGTTGTTCGGCTGGTCG
This genomic stretch from Pseudomonas synxantha BG33R harbors:
- the mltF gene encoding membrane-bound lytic murein transglycosylase MltF yields the protein MFSPTVLRPRWVKWLIATLLFLTLSACVDKPSTLERIKEDGVLRVVTRNSPATYFQDRNGETGFEYELVKRFADELGVKLEIETADNLDDLFGQLGKPNGPVLAAAGLVSSEQRQQQVRFSHPYLEVTPQIIYRNGQSRPTNAADLAGKKIMVLKGSTHAEQLAALKKQNPAIEYEESDAVEVVDLLRMVDEGQIDLTLVDSNEVAMNQVYFPNVRVAFDLGNASNQSWAVAAGDDNSLLNEINSYLDKVEKNGTLQRLKDRYYGHVDVLGYVGAYTFAQHLQQRLPKYEKHFRAYAKAEKVDWRLLAAIGYQESLWQPTVTSKTGVRGLMMLTQNTAQAMGVSNRLDPKQSIMGGAKYLARIKDELDDKIAEPDRTWFALAAYNVGTGHLDDARILAKKEGLNPNKWLDVKKMLPRLSQKQWYSKTRYGYARGGEPVHFVANIRRYYDILTWVTQPQLEGNQVVEGNLHVPGVDKTKPPQDSPQL
- a CDS encoding PTS transporter subunit EIIB is translated as MFEKLQRAFWKALTPDLVAETVAAPTPSLLSAEVLSALGGEGNVTSQQRVALTRVRVQLKEVGGLDESALKAAGVPAVMVLPGGVVHLLTGL
- the ptsP gene encoding phosphoenolpyruvate--protein phosphotransferase, with protein sequence MTPSKPLILLAPLSGVLLALDQVPDPVFSGRVIGDGLCIDPTSQTLCAPLAGVISNIQDSGHAVSVTDDNGVQVLLHIGLDTVNLAGQGFTRLVEEGQRVEAGQPLIEFDADHVALHARSLLTLMLVVSGEPFELLVADRALVEAGQPLLRVLPGQVLAELDEEEGNALFSKPLTVPNAHGLHARPAAVLAQAAKGFNSSIYLHKQTQSANAKSLVAIMALQTCQGDSVQVSAAGEDAEAAIQILVALLLDGCGETLPVAVEKTNTPAAPASSATVLRGVCASPGSAFGQLVQVAEPVLDIPEAGAGETFERAALARGLRAASEALQDMQAKAAGSAQAEIFRAHQELLEDPTLLEQAYSLLAEGKSAAFAWNRATVATAQLFEGLGKALLAERAADLADVGQRVLKLILGVPERSMELPECAILVAEQLTPSQTAGLDTGKVLGFVTVAGGATSHVAILARALGLPSICGVPSQVLDLANGKRVLLNADKGELHLEPDLAEIEQLQAVRQQQKLRLQREVAQASRAAVTRDGHHVEVTANVASLQEVEQSLTLGGEGVGLLRSEFLYLDRNRAPSAEEQAGTYSAIARALGTERNLVVRTLDVGGDKPLAYVPMESETNPFLGLRGIRLCLERPELLREQLRSILASAGLARLHIMLPMVSLLSELHLARKMLEEEALALGLTELPKLGIMIEVPSAALMADVFAPHVDFFSIGTNDLTQYTLAMDRDHPRLASQADSFHPAVLRLIDITVKAAHAHGKWVGVCGALASETVAVPVLIGLGVDELSVSVPLIPTIKATVRELDLHDCQIIARQVLGLEEAHQVREALRLYHAATVETSSVVEH
- a CDS encoding maltoporin — protein: MKTKIKLGLIASCLAAPFGAQALEFAGYLRSGAGTSTGSGKQQCFQLPGAQTKYRLGNECEQYAELELRQDLLTLDDGSVFSVDAMASLYNQYDRALKFQGENNGSARMPQMYAQWSNLPSLNGGSLWAGRRYYKRNDIHISDFYYWNQSATGGGIEDVLIGGLKYSYALSRKDNLYQKEYATRHDFNVAGFNTNPGGELELGLSYIAKAGGRDANSGWALTAQHVQAAFLGGKNKFALQYGEGPGTGLGYTGNTALDRSSKSYRVVEFFDWQVTPRFGGQVEAVYQKDVRPGRQDQNWISLGVRPAYAISEQFKLVAELGHDQVDATGGTRKLSKFTFAPTWSPKGPEFWARPEVRLYYTYASWNQAAKRAANELAAGSALSDTGAYGTARHGSNMGVQVEYWWK
- the treC gene encoding alpha,alpha-phosphotrehalase, with the protein product MQTWQHSVIYQIYPKSFHSHAGNATGDLLGIVDKLDYLHWLGVDCLWVTPFLRSPQRDNGYDISDYYAIDPSYGTMADCDLLISEAAKRGIRLMLDIVVNHTSIEHEWFQQARSSLDNPYRDFYIWRDQPNNWESKFGGSAWEYEAQTGQYYLHLFDHTQADLNWDNPKVRAEVFKMMRFWRDKGVGGFRLDVINLISKPADFPEDTSDGRRFYTDGPHVHEYLQQMHREVFDGHDLINVGEMSSTRLEHCIRYSNPASKELSMTFNFHHLKVDYPNLQKWVKADFDFLQLKQILSDWQKGMQAGGGWNALFWCNHDQPRVVSRFGDDGEHRVVSAKMLATALHFLQGTPYVYQGEELGMTNPGFDRIEQYRDVETLNIFRLKRDAGESEASSMAAIMQKSRDNGRTPMQWNNQANAGFSRGEPWIGIPDNAARINVEGQLDDPDSVLHHYRALIALRRREPLIQQGVYRPLLQDHSKVWAYLREGQGERLLVLNNFYGTPCEIQLPDQVINAACEQRLLISNYPDCPVRTSTVVLRPYESFVLHLKG